TATCCATTGTTTGTTTTGTAAATTAATTTTTAGAAGGTTTATCTGGCAATACTCAGAAAAATCAAAAGGTAAATCCACAGAATGTCTACAAAGTGCCAGTAAGTAGAAGCTACCTCAATCGGAACTGAACTATAGCTCAATACTTTGGTTCTGAAAGCCCTGCCAAACAGCACCAGCAAGGCAACCACTCCACCCAGTACGTGCAGCAGGTGAACACCCACTATCACATAGATGAAAGAGCCGGAAGCCGGACCATTTAAAGGCATTCCTCTCTGTGTCATTTGTGAAAATCCAATCCACTGACAAACCGCAAAAGCTATTCC
This window of the Chitinophaga sancti genome carries:
- a CDS encoding cytochrome c oxidase subunit 3 encodes the protein MSLQQRKKIHPHKYSLWIAMGSITMMFIGFTSAYVVKRSQANWVTFDLPMIFWASTAVILTSSLTVQMAVKQFRNRNMQAYKQLITLTAMLGIAFAVCQWIGFSQMTQRGMPLNGPASGSFIYVIVGVHLLHVLGGVVALLVLFGRAFRTKVLSYSSVPIEVASTYWHFVDILWIYLLIFLSIAR